The DNA segment CGAGCAGCTCCCGCCAGGCGCGGTCCATCGCCTCCGCGATCCGGGGGACGGCGTCCGCCGCGTCCAGCACCGCGCGTACCCGGGGATCGCGGCCTGCCGGGCGGGCCGCGGCGGCGGCGAGTTCAGGGCGGGCCGCGGCCAGGGGGGTGGCCCGGATCGAGGCCAGGTCGTCCGCCCAGGTCTGGCCGAGACCGCGCGGCGGCGGGGCGACGAAGTCCGCGCCGGAGTGCGCGGTGTGCAGGGCGAGGAAGGCGTCCAGCGCGGTCTCCCGGCGAAGCCGCTCGAAGGCCGGCCGGAGCCGGGACGCCCAGGCGCGCGGCAGCGGCCGGTTCCGGCCGTCCAGGGAGCGCAGCAGCGCGGAGAGTTCCATCGCGGGCGACAGCGCGAACCGGCTGCGCAGCAGGTCCTCGACGGAGACTTCGAAGCGGAGCACCCCGGCACGCTATCGCGGGACGCCCGCTCCGATTCGTCCAGGGACGAATCACTGGCGGCCGCGCGGGGCGTACACCCAGGCTGTCCGGCGTGACCACAACCGCCGACCCCCTCCCGGGCAACCGCCGGGCCACCTACCGGGACGTGCTGGCCGAGCCGCGCTTCCGGCTGCTCTTCACCACCCGCACCGTCGCGATCACCGCGGACTCGCTGCGGATCACCACCTTCTCGGTGCTCGTCTTCACCGCCACCGGCTCCGCGCTCTTCAGCGCGCTGGCCTTCGGCATCAGCTTCCTGCCGCAGCTGTTCGGCTCGCTGCTGTTCGGCTCCCTGGCCGACCGGCTGCCACCCCGCGCGCTCATCGCCTCCGGCTACGCGCTGGAGTGCGCCGCCGCCGTGCTGCTCGCCCTGGTGCGGATGCCGATCGCCGCGAGCCTCGGTGTCGTGGCCCTGATCGCCCTCGCCACCCCGCTGTTCAGCGGCGCGTCCAGCCGGCTGGTGGCGCGGTGGCTGACGGACGACGCCTACGTACTGGGCCGCTCGCTGAACAACATGGCCTCCTCCGGCGCACAGCTGCTCGGCCTGGCGCTGGGCGGCGCGGCCGTCGCGGTGCTCGGCCCGCACCGGGCGCTCGCGGTGAGCGCCGCCCTCTACCTCTGCTGCGCGCTCGCCGTCCGGCTGCGGCTGCCCCGCCTGGAGCCGGGGGTGTCCGGCGGGGCCCGGGGCGACGGCGGTGCCGTCCGGGCCAGCCTGCGCGGCGCCGGACTGCTGCTGCGCGGTCGTACGGGACGACGGCTGATGCTGGCCCAGTGGCTGCCGTCCGCGTTCGTCGCGGGCGCGGAGGGACTGATCGTCGCCTACGCGGGCGGCCGGCATTTCGCACCCGGCTGGTACGCGGTGCTGATGGGCTGTCTCCCGGTCGGCATGCTGATCGGCGACCTGCTGGTGGGCCGGCTGCTGCCGCCGCTCGCCCGGGAGCGGCTGGTGGTCCCGCTGGCCGCCCTGATGGGACTGCCGCTGGCCGGCTTCGCCGCCGAGCCCGGCGTGGCCGTCTCGTGCGCTCTGCTGCTGCTCACCGGCTCCGGCTTCGCCTACGGGCTCGGTCTGCAACGGCCCTTCCTGGACGCCCTGCCCAGGGACGGCCAGGGCCAGGCATTCGGACTGCTCGGCTCGGGCAACATGACGCTCCAGGGCGTCGGCCCGGCCTGCTTCGGCTCGGTGGCCGAGGGCATCGGAACGGGCGGCGCGATCGCCCTGGCGGGCGGCGCGGCGGTGGTCACCGCGGGCTGGATCCTCAGCTGGCACTGGTCCCCGTGAGGCAGGATGGGGAGCGTGGACGCGGAACTGTTCCCCCGGGAGCGCGCGCGGATCGCGCCGGGCGCCGCGCACGTCCCCGACTGGCTGCCGGCCGGGCGGCAGGCCGAACTCCTCGCCGCCTGCCGGGACTGGGCGCGGCCCCCGGCCGGCCTGCGCACCGTGCGCACCCCGGGCGGCGGCACCATGTCGGCCCGCCAGGTCTGCCTCGGTATGCACTGGGGCGTCGTACGCGCCTGCCCCGCCTGCGGACGGCCCCTACGGGACAACCCCGGGTGCCCGGGCCCGCATCAGTACCCCTACGCGTACACCCCTACGGCCGCCGACGGCGACGGCGCCCCGGTCAAGCCCTTCCCGGGATGGCTGGACGAGCTGGCCCGCGGCGCGGTGGCCGACGCGCTGGGTCCCGCGGCCGTACCCGGGCCGCCGTACGACATCGCGCTGATCAACTTCTACGACGGTGCCGCCCACATGGGCATGCACCGCGACAGCGAGGAGCGGTCCGACGCACCGGTGGTCTCGCTGACCCTCGGCGACACCTGCGTCTTCCGCTTCGGCAACACCGCGACCCGGACCCGCCCGTACACCGACGTCGAACTGCGCAGCGGCGACCTGTTCGTCTTCGGCGGCCCCGCCCGCGCCGCCTACCACGGGGTGCCCCGCGTCCACCCGGACACGGCACCGCCCTCGCTGGGGCTGGCCGGGCGGCTGAACATCACGCTGCGGGTGAGCGGGCTGTGACGGCGGCGCGGGCCACGAGCGATACGGATCATGGGAGACTCGCCCTCATGAGCGGCAAGGCGGAACCCCGGGCGGCGGGGGAGAGGACCACCACGAGAGCGCGGCTGGACCGGGGGCGGGGCGCGCTCGGGCCCGCCCTTGAGCTGGTGCACACCGGGCGGGCGCCGACCCGGGCCGTACTCACCGCCGAACTCGGCGTCACCCGGGCCACGGCCGGCGCGGTCGCCGCCGAACTGGAGGCCCTCGGCCTGATCCGGGTGGACGCCCGCCCCGCCGCCGCGGCCGGTTCCCAGGGCCGCCCCTCGCACCGGCTCGACGTCGCCGAACAGGGCCCGGTGGCGCTGGCCGCCCAGGTGCACGCCGACGGCTTCCGGGCCGCGCTGGTCGGACTCGGCGGCCGGATCGTGGCCACCGCGCCCGGCTGCGAGACCGTGGCCGCCGACCCGGCGAAGGTGCTTCGCTCGGTGGTCGAGGCGGGCGCGGAACTGCTGCGCGCCACCGGCCGTCGCTGCGTCGGAGCCGGGCTCGCCGTGCCCTCCGCCGTCGCCCAGCCCGACGGCCTCGCCCTCAACCCCCTGCACCTCGCCTGGCCCGTCGGGGCGCCGGTGCGGCGGCTGTTCGAGGAGTGCGTGCGCGCGGCGGGCATCGAGGGGCCCGCGTTCACCGGCAATGACGTCAACCTCGCGGCGCTCGCCGAGCACCGGCACGGCGCCGGCCGGGGCGCCCGCGACCTCTTGTGCGTGGCCACCGGACACCGGGGCGTCGGCGGCGCGCTCGTCCTCGACGGCCGTCTGCACACCGGCAGTTCGGGTCTGGCCCTGGAGGTCGGCCACCTCACCGTCAACCCCGAGGGCCGCCCCTGCCACTGCGGCGGCCGGGGCTGCCTGGACGTCGAGGCCGACCCGCTGGCGCTGCTCGTGGAAGCGGGGCGCGAACCGGGCCCCGAGGACTCGCTCCTGAAGCAGGCCGACGACCTGCTGCGCGACCAGTACGACGACCCCGCCGTGCGCCGCGCCGCCGAGGCCCTGATCGACCGGCTGGGCCTCGGACTCGCCGGTCTCGTCAACATCCTGAACCCCGACCGGATCATCCTCGGCGGCCTCCACCGCACCCTGCTGGACGCCGATCCGAGCCGGCTGCGCGCGGTGGTCGCCGACCGCAGCCTGTGGGGCCAGAGCGGCGGCGTCCCGATCCTGCCGTGCACCCTCGACCACAACAGCCTGGTCGGCGCCGCCGAACTGGCCTGGCAGCCGGTCCTGGACGACCCGCTGGCCGCACTGCGCTGAACCCGCTCGGCAGGGGGTCACGCCCGCCGTTCGGCCGCGGCATGCCACCAGCCGGGCGGGGACGGTCCGTCGGCTTGGGCCGTCGGCTGGTCGGGGTGCAGTCCGAGCCGCCGCAGGGCGTCGGCGCGCACCCGGACGTCGTACCAGCCGTGCCAGTGGCCGTCGGCGCCGATCCCGCAGGCGAGGCCCCAGCCGATCTCCCCGGGCCCGAACGGCATCCGGTCGACGCCGCGTTCACGCGGTCAAGCGCGCGCTGCCGCCATGGGGCTGGGACGGCCCGGCACGTTCGCGTACGCGGCGACGGCGATCCACTCGTGGTGTGCCGATGTCATGCCGGACATGATGCCCGGCCCGTCACGCCCAGTCGACGGAGAATGCCTTCCCCGGGTGTCGGGTGAGAATCCGGTCGACCAGTTCCGGGCCCAACTCCGCCGCCAAGCGCGGGCGCAGGCGCCGCAGCAGGTACGGCATCCCCGGGCCGCCGTCGACCGAGCGGGCCCCGGCGGTCACCGTGTCGCCGCCGAGCAGCAGACGGTCGCCGAAGCCGGCCTCCGCGAGGGCGCGGACACCGGCCGGCATCTGCCAGTCGGTGGCGTGATGGG comes from the Streptomyces sp. SUK 48 genome and includes:
- a CDS encoding MFS transporter encodes the protein MTTTADPLPGNRRATYRDVLAEPRFRLLFTTRTVAITADSLRITTFSVLVFTATGSALFSALAFGISFLPQLFGSLLFGSLADRLPPRALIASGYALECAAAVLLALVRMPIAASLGVVALIALATPLFSGASSRLVARWLTDDAYVLGRSLNNMASSGAQLLGLALGGAAVAVLGPHRALAVSAALYLCCALAVRLRLPRLEPGVSGGARGDGGAVRASLRGAGLLLRGRTGRRLMLAQWLPSAFVAGAEGLIVAYAGGRHFAPGWYAVLMGCLPVGMLIGDLLVGRLLPPLARERLVVPLAALMGLPLAGFAAEPGVAVSCALLLLTGSGFAYGLGLQRPFLDALPRDGQGQAFGLLGSGNMTLQGVGPACFGSVAEGIGTGGAIALAGGAAVVTAGWILSWHWSP
- a CDS encoding alpha-ketoglutarate-dependent dioxygenase AlkB; translation: MDAELFPRERARIAPGAAHVPDWLPAGRQAELLAACRDWARPPAGLRTVRTPGGGTMSARQVCLGMHWGVVRACPACGRPLRDNPGCPGPHQYPYAYTPTAADGDGAPVKPFPGWLDELARGAVADALGPAAVPGPPYDIALINFYDGAAHMGMHRDSEERSDAPVVSLTLGDTCVFRFGNTATRTRPYTDVELRSGDLFVFGGPARAAYHGVPRVHPDTAPPSLGLAGRLNITLRVSGL
- a CDS encoding ROK family protein, translating into MSGKAEPRAAGERTTTRARLDRGRGALGPALELVHTGRAPTRAVLTAELGVTRATAGAVAAELEALGLIRVDARPAAAAGSQGRPSHRLDVAEQGPVALAAQVHADGFRAALVGLGGRIVATAPGCETVAADPAKVLRSVVEAGAELLRATGRRCVGAGLAVPSAVAQPDGLALNPLHLAWPVGAPVRRLFEECVRAAGIEGPAFTGNDVNLAALAEHRHGAGRGARDLLCVATGHRGVGGALVLDGRLHTGSSGLALEVGHLTVNPEGRPCHCGGRGCLDVEADPLALLVEAGREPGPEDSLLKQADDLLRDQYDDPAVRRAAEALIDRLGLGLAGLVNILNPDRIILGGLHRTLLDADPSRLRAVVADRSLWGQSGGVPILPCTLDHNSLVGAAELAWQPVLDDPLAALR